One Chitinivibrionia bacterium genomic window carries:
- the trpB gene encoding tryptophan synthase subunit beta yields MYNFPNEKGFYGEFGGQFIPETLMYAVKELEEVYKKSLEDKDFQREFDEYLREYVGRENPLYFAKNLTEFAGGAKIYLKREDLNHTGAHKINNAIGQVMLARKMGKNKIIAETGAGQHGVATATAAALFGMECTIFMGEEDVHRQALNVFRMQLLGAKVESVVSGSKVLKDAVNEALRSWVARVEDTHYVMGSVLGPHPFPQIVRDYQSVIGREAKAQFLQKEGKLPDALVACVGGGSNAIGLFYPFVNDESVQMFGVEASGLGLGTDKHAATIAKGRKGVLHGCLMDVLQDENGQIMEAFSISAGLDYPGIGPEHCHLNDIKRAKYLSCTDDEALEAFKILCKTEGIIPALESSHAIHAAIKLAKELGKDKTMIVCLSGRGDKDVIQIKERFEKDGTMDKLKPNNLRSGGQK; encoded by the coding sequence ATGTATAATTTTCCGAACGAAAAGGGGTTTTACGGCGAGTTCGGCGGGCAATTTATCCCCGAAACCTTGATGTATGCGGTAAAAGAATTGGAAGAAGTTTACAAAAAATCGCTGGAAGACAAAGATTTTCAGCGCGAATTTGACGAATATTTAAGAGAATATGTCGGGCGCGAAAATCCGCTTTATTTTGCAAAAAATCTTACGGAATTTGCAGGGGGCGCAAAAATTTACTTGAAACGCGAGGACTTAAACCACACGGGCGCGCACAAAATAAACAACGCAATCGGGCAGGTTATGCTTGCGCGAAAAATGGGCAAAAACAAAATTATCGCCGAAACCGGAGCTGGACAGCACGGCGTTGCAACTGCGACTGCGGCGGCGCTTTTCGGTATGGAATGCACAATTTTTATGGGCGAAGAAGACGTTCACAGGCAAGCGTTGAATGTTTTCAGAATGCAGTTGCTCGGCGCAAAAGTGGAAAGCGTTGTCAGCGGCTCAAAAGTGCTTAAAGACGCGGTAAACGAGGCGCTTCGGTCTTGGGTTGCGCGGGTGGAAGACACGCATTACGTTATGGGCTCGGTTTTGGGACCGCATCCGTTTCCGCAGATTGTCCGCGATTATCAGAGCGTTATCGGAAGAGAAGCGAAAGCGCAGTTTCTGCAAAAAGAAGGCAAACTTCCCGACGCGCTTGTTGCCTGCGTTGGCGGCGGGTCAAATGCAATAGGGCTTTTTTATCCGTTTGTAAATGACGAAAGCGTTCAGATGTTCGGCGTTGAGGCTTCGGGGCTGGGGCTTGGCACCGACAAACACGCCGCAACTATAGCAAAAGGGCGAAAAGGCGTTTTGCACGGTTGCCTTATGGACGTTTTGCAAGACGAAAACGGTCAAATAATGGAAGCATTTTCGATTTCGGCGGGCTTGGATTATCCGGGGATTGGTCCCGAGCATTGTCATCTTAACGATATAAAACGCGCAAAATATTTGAGTTGTACGGACGACGAAGCGCTCGAAGCGTTCAAAATCTTATGCAAAACCGAGGGAATAATTCCCGCATTGGAGAGCTCTCACGCAATTCACGCCGCAATAAAATTAGCCAAAGAACTCGGCAAGGACAAAACTATGATAGTCTGCCTTTCGGGTCGCGGCGATAAAGACGTAATACAAATTAAAGAGCGCTTTGAAAAAGACGGCACTATGGACAAATTGAAGCCGAACAATTTGAGAAGCGGGGGGCAAAAATGA
- a CDS encoding NAD(P)/FAD-dependent oxidoreductase, which yields MKTVVVIGSGNGALITGAFLAQAGAKVVVVEQHDRVGGYAHNFGRKNYRFESGIHTAALAEGGVVRTVLGQLGINDEIKTFEYPEMYRTISPYGTEIMPSNKDDVIAKLYDDYGHQKKGLDIYFSDLDLLYDEVFTLWDKGKRGLLDEDHTKTDKFRRHSYGSYLEQIFDDEKLRFFLSGMWMYIGITPGFGEHMFMQMLFNSHFRNGTHGVVGGFSSIPKALAKFIEKTGGKIILEDKIERILCENRVVKCVKTKNGLSIDCDLVVSGCSPYSLHHNLLDENSRSSVYQTRLSRLKPADPAVIVYLGMKKGYEKYIDCYVGMYSRHKDIDAPYKRLRGENSAFECDNLAIMHGIQFMADPTILMFSFVKQTDSRNWKNDKKIVADKMIDELNAVYPGIKEYIDLVEIGSPDTCERYTLSTGGSIYGFQSPGIHYHEAKMPITTHIKNLYQVGQWIRPGCGIFSTTASGYTAAQMILEKNKF from the coding sequence ATGAAGACAGTAGTTGTAATCGGCTCCGGAAACGGGGCGCTTATCACGGGCGCTTTTTTGGCGCAGGCGGGAGCAAAAGTCGTTGTTGTGGAACAGCACGACAGGGTCGGCGGATACGCGCATAATTTCGGCAGAAAAAATTACCGTTTTGAGTCGGGAATTCACACAGCCGCATTGGCTGAGGGCGGGGTTGTCCGCACTGTTTTGGGGCAGTTGGGCATAAACGACGAAATAAAAACCTTTGAATATCCCGAAATGTACCGCACAATTTCGCCTTACGGAACAGAAATTATGCCGTCGAACAAAGACGATGTTATCGCAAAACTTTACGACGATTACGGACATCAGAAAAAGGGCTTGGATATATATTTTTCGGATTTGGATTTGCTTTACGACGAAGTTTTTACGCTCTGGGACAAAGGAAAACGCGGGCTTTTGGACGAAGACCACACAAAAACCGACAAATTCAGGAGGCATTCTTACGGCTCGTATCTCGAACAGATTTTTGACGACGAAAAATTGCGCTTTTTCCTTTCGGGAATGTGGATGTATATCGGAATAACCCCCGGATTTGGCGAGCACATGTTCATGCAAATGCTTTTTAATTCGCATTTTCGCAACGGAACGCACGGGGTTGTCGGGGGATTTTCGTCAATTCCAAAAGCGTTGGCGAAATTTATAGAAAAAACGGGCGGAAAAATAATATTGGAAGACAAAATCGAGCGGATTTTATGCGAAAACAGGGTGGTAAAATGCGTAAAAACAAAAAACGGGCTTTCCATTGACTGCGATTTGGTGGTTTCGGGATGCTCGCCTTATAGTTTGCACCACAATTTGCTTGACGAGAATAGCCGTTCGTCCGTTTATCAGACCCGTCTTTCGCGATTGAAACCCGCCGATCCCGCCGTAATAGTGTATTTGGGAATGAAAAAAGGCTACGAAAAATACATAGATTGCTATGTCGGAATGTATTCTCGGCACAAGGACATAGACGCGCCTTACAAGCGGTTGCGCGGCGAAAATTCGGCTTTTGAATGCGACAATTTGGCAATTATGCACGGAATTCAATTTATGGCAGACCCTACAATACTAATGTTTTCTTTTGTGAAGCAGACCGACAGCCGCAACTGGAAAAACGACAAAAAAATTGTCGCCGACAAAATGATTGACGAGTTAAACGCCGTTTATCCGGGCATTAAAGAATACATAGACCTCGTGGAAATCGGCTCTCCCGACACCTGCGAAAGATACACTTTAAGCACGGGCGGCTCGATTTACGGTTTCCAAAGCCCCGGAATTCATTATCACGAGGCGAAAATGCCGATAACCACGCACATAAAAAATCTGTATCAGGTTGGGCAATGGATACGTCCCGGCTGCGGAATTTTTTCGACAACTGCAAGCGGATACACGGCGGCGCAAATGATTCTTGAAAAAAATAAATTTTAA
- a CDS encoding phosphoribosylanthranilate isomerase, with protein sequence MKVKICGITTKAALAAAVEAGADFVGFVFFNKSKRNISVEKAKELTEFVPQNVKTVGIFVDEPIESLLKTAEDVGLDIVQLHGNESSDYCKKIGEHIQKIKAIKIIDGEFAQNPCDFSEMPLLLDAQNSGFGEKFDWEKVDLSKIRGREFFVAGGLNCENVVSAIKYFAPFAVDVSSGVETDGIKDIEKIKKFCKTAKGDTANV encoded by the coding sequence GTGAAAGTAAAAATTTGCGGAATAACGACAAAAGCGGCGCTTGCCGCGGCGGTTGAGGCTGGCGCGGATTTTGTGGGATTTGTATTTTTTAATAAAAGCAAGAGAAATATTTCGGTAGAAAAAGCGAAAGAATTGACTGAATTTGTGCCGCAAAACGTGAAAACCGTCGGCATTTTTGTTGATGAACCCATTGAAAGTTTGCTGAAAACAGCAGAAGATGTAGGGCTCGATATTGTTCAGTTGCACGGAAACGAAAGCAGTGATTATTGCAAAAAAATAGGGGAGCATATCCAAAAAATCAAAGCGATAAAAATTATTGACGGAGAATTCGCTCAAAACCCGTGCGATTTTTCGGAAATGCCGCTTCTTTTGGACGCTCAAAATTCGGGTTTTGGCGAAAAATTTGATTGGGAAAAGGTCGATTTAAGCAAAATTCGAGGCAGAGAATTTTTTGTGGCAGGCGGATTAAATTGCGAAAATGTTGTTTCGGCAATAAAATATTTTGCACCGTTCGCGGTTGATGTTTCGAGCGGAGTTGAGACGGACGGAATAAAAGATATTGAAAAAATAAAAAAATTTTGCAAAACAGCAAAAGGAGACACAGCAAATGTATAA
- the trpC gene encoding indole-3-glycerol phosphate synthase TrpC has protein sequence MKFLDNILQQKRLEIRKMEDELPKKIRKTYSFAQYLRENNDKIQVIAELKRASPSLGDINIGVDVVAQAKSYEKSGAAAISVLTDDVFFKGNIDDLREVAAAVKIPVLNKDFILDKKQINRAINAGATMILLIVAALDEKDLKSLYDYAKSLGLEILVEVHDLAELRIAQKLNVEIIGVNNRNLKTFVVGLENSIDLAKEFNENALYISESGIKTADDVKRLSKDFNGVLVGETLMKAGDIASKIEELRVSR, from the coding sequence ATGAAATTTTTGGATAATATTTTACAGCAAAAACGACTTGAAATAAGAAAAATGGAAGACGAACTTCCGAAAAAAATTCGTAAAACATATTCGTTTGCCCAATATTTGAGGGAAAATAACGATAAAATTCAGGTTATAGCCGAGCTTAAACGGGCTTCTCCGTCTTTGGGCGACATAAACATCGGCGTTGATGTTGTTGCGCAGGCAAAATCTTACGAGAAATCCGGTGCGGCGGCAATTTCCGTTTTAACCGACGACGTGTTTTTCAAAGGAAACATTGACGATTTGCGCGAAGTTGCGGCGGCGGTAAAAATTCCCGTGCTTAACAAAGATTTTATCTTGGATAAAAAGCAGATAAACCGCGCCATAAACGCAGGCGCCACAATGATTTTGCTGATTGTTGCCGCGCTCGACGAAAAAGACCTGAAATCGCTGTATGATTACGCCAAAAGTTTGGGTTTGGAAATACTCGTGGAAGTGCACGATTTGGCGGAATTGAGGATTGCTCAGAAGTTAAACGTAGAAATTATAGGCGTAAATAATCGAAATCTTAAAACTTTTGTAGTAGGTTTGGAAAACAGCATTGATTTGGCAAAAGAATTTAATGAAAACGCGCTTTACATAAGTGAAAGCGGAATTAAAACGGCTGATGACGTTAAGAGGCTCTCAAAGGATTTCAACGGAGTTTTGGTGGGCGAAACTTTGATGAAAGCGGGAGATATTGCGAGTAAAATAGAGGAGTTGCGAGTTAGCAGGTGA
- the proC gene encoding pyrroline-5-carboxylate reductase — protein MKICVLGCGNMGGAIIDGLHKSYGEKVKFEIWDTFAASAEKFTFAKIKAPDLWFENGEPDVVLVAVKPQIIKEALSVFETVGKNNGCLWISIAAGISISTLQNLLPQNAKIARVMPNTPALIGEGCSLYSLNSFCDENDKSVVEQILNSVGISFEIPESQMNAATGLSGSGPAYIYTIIEAFAEAGVAAGLPYEIALKSATQTVLGSAKMVQQAGESPATLKARVMSPNGTTVAGNTALENGGIRDVIKAAVIAATNRAEELGRNS, from the coding sequence ATGAAAATATGCGTTCTCGGCTGTGGAAATATGGGCGGTGCTATTATCGACGGTTTGCACAAATCATACGGCGAAAAAGTTAAATTTGAGATTTGGGATACCTTTGCCGCTTCCGCTGAAAAATTCACTTTTGCAAAAATCAAAGCTCCTGATTTATGGTTTGAAAACGGCGAACCCGACGTAGTTTTAGTCGCCGTAAAACCCCAAATAATTAAAGAAGCGCTCTCGGTTTTTGAAACAGTTGGGAAAAACAACGGTTGTCTATGGATTTCTATCGCGGCGGGAATAAGCATTTCCACGTTGCAAAATTTGCTTCCGCAAAACGCGAAAATCGCAAGGGTTATGCCGAACACTCCAGCGTTAATAGGGGAGGGCTGTTCGCTTTATTCGCTAAATTCTTTTTGTGATGAGAACGACAAAAGCGTGGTTGAACAAATACTCAATTCGGTCGGAATTTCGTTTGAAATCCCCGAAAGTCAAATGAACGCGGCGACGGGGCTTTCTGGAAGCGGTCCCGCGTATATTTATACTATAATAGAAGCGTTTGCGGAAGCGGGAGTTGCGGCAGGGTTGCCTTACGAAATCGCGCTGAAAAGTGCAACTCAAACCGTTTTAGGCAGTGCGAAAATGGTGCAACAGGCAGGCGAAAGTCCTGCAACGCTCAAAGCCCGCGTAATGTCGCCGAACGGAACAACGGTTGCAGGAAATACCGCTTTGGAAAACGGCGGAATTCGCGATGTTATAAAGGCGGCAGTAATTGCGGCGACAAACAGGGCGGAAGAGTTGGGGAGAAATTCATAA
- a CDS encoding anthranilate synthase component I family protein, whose translation MKVLLTENIEKNLEFFDLFREFHLEFGAENVCILDSARGPDIDRNNSIVGLFPKFDIKIDRGVMSFESEYEELKNKFAAEFGGLSCKVAAFSDVFPRIKKIFGIENDLDYGNGLIGYFGYEYLHYINEIERKNIDDLGMPDVYLTYYSHLLIQNTKDSSVKLASNFITEDASDERKKILDFIAAKKCVSVSSTTDGTSSEVMLYGKEDAVVEPFETNLAGKIENTVSREEFFENFKIAQDYIAKGEICQIILGNRKKIKTKAKAIDIYCEIRKINPSPYMFFWERGGYSLIGNSPELQLKIENQHMEIRPIGGTSKGKGNNEAERKKLLEDLINSPKERAEHVMLVDLAQDDIGVYAEDGTVKVDKFMIIEEYSNVFHIVSIVSGKIPETCNKMKIFEACFPAGTLTGAPKVRAMEIIQELEKYERGVYGGAFGFFDFNGNILSSIAIRTAIKIGDNVYFQSSAGIVAGSTPEGEWNETEFKLNTIKSVMEKKNEIFG comes from the coding sequence ATGAAAGTTTTATTAACAGAGAATATAGAAAAAAACTTGGAGTTTTTTGACTTGTTTCGCGAATTTCACTTGGAATTCGGCGCTGAAAACGTCTGTATTTTAGATTCGGCGCGAGGTCCCGACATCGACAGAAACAACAGCATTGTAGGATTGTTTCCAAAATTCGACATAAAAATCGATAGGGGAGTAATGAGTTTTGAAAGCGAATACGAGGAGCTGAAAAACAAATTTGCCGCCGAATTTGGTGGTTTATCCTGCAAAGTTGCGGCGTTTAGCGATGTTTTTCCACGAATAAAAAAAATATTCGGCATAGAAAACGATTTGGATTACGGCAACGGTTTAATAGGATATTTCGGCTATGAATATTTGCATTATATAAACGAAATAGAGCGCAAAAATATTGATGATTTAGGTATGCCGGATGTTTATCTGACGTATTATTCGCATCTTCTGATACAGAATACAAAGGACAGTTCTGTTAAGTTGGCGTCGAATTTTATTACCGAAGACGCTTCCGATGAAAGAAAAAAAATTCTTGATTTCATAGCGGCGAAAAAATGTGTTTCTGTAAGCTCAACGACCGATGGGACGTCTTCAGAGGTTATGCTATATGGCAAAGAAGACGCGGTCGTTGAGCCTTTTGAGACAAATCTTGCAGGCAAAATAGAGAACACTGTTAGCCGCGAAGAATTTTTTGAAAATTTCAAAATCGCCCAAGATTATATTGCGAAAGGCGAAATTTGTCAGATAATACTCGGAAATCGCAAAAAGATAAAGACAAAAGCAAAAGCGATAGATATTTACTGCGAAATCCGCAAAATTAACCCGTCGCCGTATATGTTTTTCTGGGAGAGAGGCGGCTATTCGCTCATTGGAAATTCGCCGGAATTGCAACTGAAAATCGAAAACCAACACATGGAAATTCGTCCTATCGGGGGGACTTCAAAGGGCAAGGGAAACAACGAAGCCGAAAGAAAAAAACTGCTTGAAGACCTCATAAACAGCCCCAAAGAACGCGCGGAACACGTTATGCTTGTAGATTTGGCACAGGACGACATAGGAGTTTACGCGGAAGACGGAACGGTAAAAGTGGATAAATTTATGATTATTGAAGAATATTCCAACGTCTTTCATATAGTGTCGATTGTAAGCGGAAAAATTCCCGAAACCTGTAATAAAATGAAGATATTTGAAGCTTGTTTTCCTGCTGGAACGCTAACGGGCGCGCCAAAAGTCAGGGCTATGGAAATTATTCAGGAATTGGAAAAATACGAGCGTGGAGTTTATGGCGGAGCGTTCGGCTTTTTTGACTTCAACGGAAATATTTTGAGTTCAATTGCAATTCGTACCGCTATTAAAATCGGCGATAACGTATATTTTCAGTCGTCGGCGGGGATTGTGGCGGGTTCTACCCCCGAAGGCGAGTGGAACGAAACAGAGTTTAAGTTGAACACAATAAAATCCGTAATGGAGAAAAAAAATGAAATTTTTGGATAA
- the trpA gene encoding tryptophan synthase subunit alpha, with amino-acid sequence MNILQKHLSELKAKNETIMVPYIMAGDHEKGIDGLEETITFLQDCGVSAIEIGIPFSDPVADGEVIQKAGLRALARNISLMDVVKKLQKIKTKIPLVIMSYFNPIYNIGVEKFIAELKDTDVKGLIIPDLPFEHREMVEPFLEGSEISLLRLLSLTTPRERQNTLLDGAQGFIYAVALNGTTGVGREYRDDIYGHLKYMTGESKIPVLAGFGVSCVEHVQKFREVCDGVIVGSFIVNALHSGEKEKVADFIKKSKEIK; translated from the coding sequence ATGAATATTTTGCAAAAACATTTAAGCGAATTAAAAGCGAAAAACGAGACAATAATGGTGCCTTACATAATGGCGGGCGACCACGAAAAAGGAATTGACGGACTTGAAGAAACGATTACTTTTTTGCAGGATTGCGGCGTTAGCGCAATCGAAATCGGCATCCCTTTTTCTGATCCCGTTGCCGACGGCGAGGTAATTCAAAAGGCTGGGCTTCGGGCATTGGCAAGGAATATAAGCCTAATGGACGTAGTAAAAAAACTGCAAAAAATCAAGACGAAAATCCCGCTTGTGATAATGTCGTACTTCAATCCGATTTACAATATCGGCGTAGAAAAGTTTATAGCAGAACTTAAAGACACTGATGTTAAAGGCTTGATAATCCCCGACTTGCCGTTTGAACATAGAGAAATGGTTGAGCCGTTTTTGGAGGGTAGCGAAATTTCGCTCCTTCGCCTGCTTTCGCTGACAACTCCGAGAGAAAGGCAGAATACTTTGCTTGACGGCGCGCAAGGATTTATTTACGCAGTCGCGCTCAACGGAACAACAGGAGTAGGTCGAGAATACCGAGACGATATTTACGGGCATCTGAAATATATGACAGGCGAAAGTAAAATCCCCGTTTTGGCAGGCTTCGGCGTTTCGTGCGTTGAGCACGTGCAGAAATTCAGAGAAGTCTGCGACGGCGTAATTGTCGGGAGTTTTATAGTAAATGCTTTGCATAGCGGGGAAAAAGAAAAGGTTGCGGATTTCATTAAAAAATCAAAGGAGATTAAATGA